A single region of the Polyodon spathula isolate WHYD16114869_AA chromosome 5, ASM1765450v1, whole genome shotgun sequence genome encodes:
- the ddo gene encoding D-aspartate oxidase isoform X2 — protein sequence MSDAELEKFPKHKFGQAFTSLKCECPLYLPWLEKRFKNANGQVQRGRVTDFGQLCGNYDIIVNCTGLGSLSLAGDTDLHPVRGQILKVQAPWLKHFIRDGDGLTYIFPGISSVTLGGTRQKDDCRLTADPKDRSDMFERCCALEPSLKKSQVLTEWVGLRPTRGGLRLEKEMFQHGSRQVPIIHNYGHGGGGISLHWGTALEATQLVKECIGNRYLASNL from the exons ATGTCCGATGCTGAACTGGAAAAGTTCCCAAAGCACAAGTTTGGCCAGGCCTTCACGTCCTTGAAGTGTGAATGCCCCCTCTATCTGCCTTGGCTTGAGAAAAG GTTCAAGAATGCAAACGGACAGGTACAGCGTGGGAGAGTGACAGACTTCGGCCAGCTGTGCGGCAACTATGACATCATCGTCAATTGCACCGGTCTAGGATCTCTGAGTCTGGCAGGTGATACGGACCTCCACCCTGTGAGGGGTCAGATCCTAAAGGTGCAAGCGCCCTGGCTGAAGCACTTCATCAGGGATGGGGACGGTCTCACCTACATCTTCCCTGGGATCAGTAGTGTCACCCTTGGCGGGACGAGACAGAAAGACGACTGTCGCTTAACAGCAGACCCCAAAGATCGTTCTGATATGTTTGAAAGGTGCTGTGCTCTGGAGCCTTCCCTCAAGAAATCCCAGGTGCTGACGGAATGGGTTGGCCTCCGACCCACTAGAGGGGGCCTGAGGCTGGAGAAGGAAATGTTTCAGCATGGCAGCCGCCAAGTGCCTATCATCCACAATTATGGGCACGGAGGAGGGGGCATTAGCTTGCACTGGGGCACTGCACTGGAAGCCACACAGCTAGTGAAAGAGTGCATTGGTAACAGGTATCTAGCGTCTAACCTGTAG
- the ddo gene encoding D-aspartate oxidase isoform X1, with translation MGRVRVAVVGAGVVGLSTALCIAECIPHCSVTVLADKFSPDTGSDGAAGFVYVNKFPDTPVDRQKRWLKDTFDHLFSISNSSEAPDAGVYLISGWQVFRDPPSEKRPYWSDVVLGFRFMSDAELEKFPKHKFGQAFTSLKCECPLYLPWLEKRFKNANGQVQRGRVTDFGQLCGNYDIIVNCTGLGSLSLAGDTDLHPVRGQILKVQAPWLKHFIRDGDGLTYIFPGISSVTLGGTRQKDDCRLTADPKDRSDMFERCCALEPSLKKSQVLTEWVGLRPTRGGLRLEKEMFQHGSRQVPIIHNYGHGGGGISLHWGTALEATQLVKECIGNRYLASNL, from the exons ATGGGCAGAGTGCGGGTGGCTGTGGTCGGTGCTGGGGTGGTCGGTCTGTCCACAGCATTATGTATTGCAGAGTGCATTCCCCACTGCTCTGTCACGGTGTTAGCTGACAAGTTCAGTCCTGATACTGGGAGCGATGGAGCTGCGGGATTCGTGTACGTGAACAAATTTCCAG ACACACCAGTGGACCGGCAAAAGCGCTGGCTAAAGGACACATTTGATCATCTTTTTTCCATTTCAAACTCTTCAGAAGCTCCAGATGCTGGGGTCTATTTAATTTCTGG gtGGCAGGTATTCCGAGACCCTCCCAGTGAAAAGAGACCTTACTGGTCGGACGTTGTCCTTGGATTTCGTTTCATGTCCGATGCTGAACTGGAAAAGTTCCCAAAGCACAAGTTTGGCCAGGCCTTCACGTCCTTGAAGTGTGAATGCCCCCTCTATCTGCCTTGGCTTGAGAAAAG GTTCAAGAATGCAAACGGACAGGTACAGCGTGGGAGAGTGACAGACTTCGGCCAGCTGTGCGGCAACTATGACATCATCGTCAATTGCACCGGTCTAGGATCTCTGAGTCTGGCAGGTGATACGGACCTCCACCCTGTGAGGGGTCAGATCCTAAAGGTGCAAGCGCCCTGGCTGAAGCACTTCATCAGGGATGGGGACGGTCTCACCTACATCTTCCCTGGGATCAGTAGTGTCACCCTTGGCGGGACGAGACAGAAAGACGACTGTCGCTTAACAGCAGACCCCAAAGATCGTTCTGATATGTTTGAAAGGTGCTGTGCTCTGGAGCCTTCCCTCAAGAAATCCCAGGTGCTGACGGAATGGGTTGGCCTCCGACCCACTAGAGGGGGCCTGAGGCTGGAGAAGGAAATGTTTCAGCATGGCAGCCGCCAAGTGCCTATCATCCACAATTATGGGCACGGAGGAGGGGGCATTAGCTTGCACTGGGGCACTGCACTGGAAGCCACACAGCTAGTGAAAGAGTGCATTGGTAACAGGTATCTAGCGTCTAACCTGTAG